ccgctcttatccagagcgacttacagtagtgagtgcatacattttaatacTTATCCCCCCAATACTGGTCcgccatgggaattgaacccacaacctcgGCGTTGCAAGCgtcatactctaccaactgagccacatgggactttcttttatgcctgctacattACTGCAGACACGGTAATCTGAGCCATTTGATTGGCCAGCGGTGGGTATATAGTGCTACCCCCGGGAAGGCAGAATTTGTACCTTCTGACAAATAAAATGGGAACACGTTGTCCACCCGGCGCACAGGACAGCTGAATCGGGTGCACATACCGCCAACAGCGCAAGACGAATTAAAAAAAtagaatgccttggagatcgaccagtcaATAGCGATTGACTGTTTGGAGACCACTGCTTTATATGATGTGCAATAAAGTAATGTCCGTACAGGACTTTTGTCGTAGGGAGTAGCCTTAGGGATGTCTTAAAATAGGGAGTAGCCGTAGGGATGTTCTAAAATGTACACCATAATGGAGTGTGTTTACCTTAGCCAACCGCAAGTGGCACTTTTTTGGCGTGATGACTGGAAGGGGGGACCCACGGTGAGTGATGGTAAGAGCTGGCACTGTGGTACCAGGGTAGGTGATCTGGGGTGCAGGCACTACCACATTGAGCTTTGGTAATTCCACTGGATAATGTTGGGCGTTGCGTCTGATCCGAGACTCGGCAACATGCTTTATGTTGTGCTGCAAAACAAAATAATATTAGGCCATCATGAGAGACTTCCTAGCAGGGCATCATAGCAGGGCAAAGTGCATCGCAATTATGGAATATTTGGTACTCAGGCAGTTAGCTTCTTTAAATTTTACTGGGCTGAAGgagcctgcatctgatggtcagtctcagcggagggagagggcagcagactgagggtccgcctcaacgtccctctgctctccctttcctccgctgacactgaccaaaaagggacaccgtcttccagctgatggcgaaactcaatttgcaccgcattatttctacctcatgcacaaattcatgttgttactcctatgaccagagaaagtgaaatattcctcaatctaaaaaagacccaagcttatcgatacactttcctactcattcattgccgctgcagtgctggttgtagcgtgagtggaagtagggagaacgcacattttatggcttataagtGTTGAAtagaaagtgttgacagtgcagagtaaaaacaaacatgaactcactcataaaaacagcaactCTGCTGTAAgttgttgacagtctctctctagtcatggttttaaaagtttagAAATCTCAGTATCAATTTCGCTGTAGCTTTcactttttagtcatttagcagccgctcttatccagagcgacttacagtagtgagtgcatacatttttaataCTTTCCCCCCCATACTGGTCcgccatgggaattgaacccacaacctcgGCGTTGCAAGCgtcatactctaccaactgagccacacgggactttcttttatgcctgctacattACTGCAGACACGGTAATCTGAgccatctgattggccagcggtggGTATATAGTGCTACCCCCGGGAAGGCAGAATTTGTACCTTCTGACAAATAAAATGGGAACACGTTGTCCACCCGGCGCACAGGACAGCTGAATCGGGTGCACATACCGCCAACAGCGCAAGACGAATTCAAAAAAtagaatgccttggagatcgaccagtcaATAGCGATCGACTGTTTGGAGACCACTGCTTTATATGATGTGCAATAAAGTAATGTCCGTACAGGACTTTTGTCGTAGGGAGTAGCCTTAGGGATGTCTTAAAATAGGGAGTAGCCGTAGGGGTGTTCTAAAATGTACACCGTAATGGAGTGTGTTTACCTTAGCCAACCGCAAGTGGCACTTTTTTGGCGTGATGACTGGAAGGGGGGACCCACGGTGAGTGATGGTAAGAGCTGGTACTGTGGTACCAAGGTAGGTGATCTGGGGTGCAGGCACTACCACATTGAGCTTTGGTAATTCCACTGGATAATGTTGGGCGTTGCGTCTGATCCGAGACTCGGCAACATGCTTTATGTTGTGCTGCAAAACAAAATAATATTAGGCCATCATGAGAGACCTCCTAGCAGGGCATCATAGCAGGGCAAAGTGCATCGCAATTATGGAATATTTGGTACCTTTTCCAGTATGTAGACTATTATTACATGTTATCCTAATCTTTGTAATGGGGTTTTTATTACTCATAAAATCTGATGTAGGGTCAACATTTTGGACCTATTTTTAAGCGATGTGGCCATCTCTTACCTGCCTCCTGCCCTGTCTGGCCATGCGCCACACGTGATCCACAGAGTTGGGGGTCCCACTGctctgtcctccctctacagtcccAATGGCCCTGTGCAGACTATCAGCTCTCCTCTCTGCCAGCCTGAGACAAGAACcaaagaggacaggagggaagaTAGCCTTTACCATATGAAAAATGTATCTTACACACTACAATTTTAAggcacagtacagtatgtctgtatTTTCTATCCGGTACAGTGCGTGCTTACCGTAGCTCTCTAAAATAGGCGTGTTGTAGCGCCGCTCGTGAGCCAATGCGCTCCTCTGGGTCGTAGGCCAGCATCTGGTAGAGCAATGACAGACTGGGCGCAGAACAGTTTGGGATGAGCCGAGAGATCCCACTGCCCTTCCGTGGAGGGAAGTCAAAACACATCGCCCTAGACCTGTCAACAATAATGTACAACAATGTCACTAAGGACAATGGTTTCCATTGAACATACTGTGAAGGCATTGGTCTCCATTACATGAGAAACGTATATAACGCAGCCAAAGTAAGAAACGTACTGCTTGAATTTTTGAAGAAGACTGCTGTCAGGTGTACCCAAAACATCATGGATCTTGGTCACCTGATCCAACTCGTTGGTACCCGGAAACAGAGGGCTGAGACTGAAATATAAAAACATGATAATCTGTGACGCCATCAAGGCTACTTACACAACAGTATGTGTTCATGAATGTCTGGCTTTGACCATAGAGGAATACATATATCACTAAGGCTATAACCTAATTATAATACTACATCCTATTTAGTCAGCTTTTTGGGTATGCAAGGATGGAAATTACATAAGCAGTATGTAGTTTGAGAATTCGGTCACAGCCAATGACAAGGTACCTGATGATCTCGTAGAAAACACATCCTACACTCCACATGTCCATCTTGTGTGAGTAATAGCCGTCTGTAAGGAGGCACTCTGGGGCTCTGTACCAGCGGGTGGAGATGTACTCTGTGTAGGGGGGCTTGGAGTGCAAACTCCTGCATGAGCCAAAGTCTCCTAGTTTGAGCACATCATGCTATGGAAGCAACCAACCAAGTCATGGGCAACATATGGTAAATAACGTAACAGTAACAGTTCTTATTTACAAATTAGCAGGCAAGGTTTTCAGCATCAGGTTTTTTTTACTTACTTTGATTAGAATGTTCTCTGGCTTAACATCACGGTGGAAGATCCCATTGCTGTACGAAGGTAACAAAAGAGTAAAACTGTTAACTTTTAGGGGAAGCAAAACAATTACCCTTAACCCCCCCGTAAGAAATGTAAACTAAAAAGCATTATTGGACAAGCTCCCATCCATATTTCATTCTTACCTATGCATGTGATCGAGTGACTTGCAAAGTTGATACATGTAGTGTCTGATTTTACTTTCTGGCACAGGTTGTTGCCTCCCTGCAAGTGAGACAAGTTAGCAATACACAAGATAACAGAATGAGAAATAGTCTTTGATGTACTGTAGTTACAGTTATGGTAAAGGTTTCATGTCATTCACAGTAGCAGTTTCCCTGTGTGTCTGACCTCGTATGTACTCATAGATGTTCATCTCCATCAGCTCACATACCAAGGACAGGGTCCCTGATTCTTTGTCACTGTAACACATTGAATGAATCAGACAAAATTATCCTGTTATAATTCAGTTCAGGCCTCACACATACAATGAAAACGACTGTGACAAACATTGTACTCACAATATAATTTCATGCAGCTGAATGATGTTGGGGTGAGGGTTCAGTTTCTTCATGGCCTGGACTTCTCGCAGGTTGTTGGCCTGTTCCAGGCTGagcaacaaaaaacaaaacacgTTTATTATGTGTAACTTAATCTTTCTATTGTAGAGAACATGTCTCATGACTCATTTTCAAAGATGCAGGCTTAAAAATTCTTGCCACAAAACTTAAAGCCAAGTTGTCCCTCGCTGACCTCACTTGGTCAGAGTATGTTGAAACCAATATACACATCAATGGTTGACACCCAGTAGGATAAGGTAGGGGTGTCATGCTGCTGGCTCGAGTTTCAAGGCAAGGGTCCACGTACAAAGAGGATGCCATGCACCTGAAGGCAAGCAGCAGGCAGAACCATTGGGCAACTTATGGGCAACACACATGATAATTACCTGCTGAGTGACTGCTTTATCGTTTTACAAGCATAATATTTCCCATCTTTCAGGCTTTGAGCCTTCACCACGTCTGAAAATGTCCCTTCTCCAATTTTCTTGATTATCTTGTAATCTGCATAACAACAAAGGAGTTGAGAAAAAACACGCAGCTATCTACAGTAGCTGTATCTAGCTAAAGCTAGCGTACTGTACTAGTttgctaacgttagtagctagctagctaa
This Salvelinus fontinalis isolate EN_2023a chromosome 16, ASM2944872v1, whole genome shotgun sequence DNA region includes the following protein-coding sequences:
- the LOC129812544 gene encoding MAPK/MAK/MRK overlapping kinase-like isoform X2, whose protein sequence is MDNYKIIKKIGEGTFSDVVKAQSLKDGKYYACKTIKQSLSSLEQANNLREVQAMKKLNPHPNIIQLHEIIFDKESGTLSLVCELMEMNIYEYIRGRQQPVPESKIRHYMYQLCKSLDHMHSNGIFHRDVKPENILIKHDVLKLGDFGSCRSLHSKPPYTEYISTRWYRAPECLLTDGYYSHKMDMWSVGCVFYEIISLSPLFPGTNELDQVTKIHDVLGTPDSSLLQKFKQSRAMCFDFPPRKGSGISRLIPNCSAPSLSLLYQMLAYDPEERIGSRAALQHAYFRELRLAERRADSLHRAIGTVEGGQSSGTPNSVDHVWRMARQGRRQHNIKHVAESRIRRNAQHYPVELPKLNVVVPAPQITYLGTTVPALTITHRGSPLPVITPKKCHLRLAKHNIKHVAESRIRRNAQHYPVELPKLNVVVPAPQITYPGTTVPALTITHRGSPLPVITPKKCHLRLAKPRDESYCSAFKTYYMPPLDRKRGGC
- the LOC129812544 gene encoding MAPK/MAK/MRK overlapping kinase-like isoform X1, coding for MLPGDGHPLLLGSVSRYKLTVDLGHCCTKCVLFVSYRIIMYYTNWLVGVKNRACIRKANKTHSIDWKSFMDIYNNTTSYNRNRSELILSKLLWKKDYKIIKKIGEGTFSDVVKAQSLKDGKYYACKTIKQSLSSLEQANNLREVQAMKKLNPHPNIIQLHEIIFDKESGTLSLVCELMEMNIYEYIRGRQQPVPESKIRHYMYQLCKSLDHMHSNGIFHRDVKPENILIKHDVLKLGDFGSCRSLHSKPPYTEYISTRWYRAPECLLTDGYYSHKMDMWSVGCVFYEIISLSPLFPGTNELDQVTKIHDVLGTPDSSLLQKFKQSRAMCFDFPPRKGSGISRLIPNCSAPSLSLLYQMLAYDPEERIGSRAALQHAYFRELRLAERRADSLHRAIGTVEGGQSSGTPNSVDHVWRMARQGRRQHNIKHVAESRIRRNAQHYPVELPKLNVVVPAPQITYLGTTVPALTITHRGSPLPVITPKKCHLRLAKHNIKHVAESRIRRNAQHYPVELPKLNVVVPAPQITYPGTTVPALTITHRGSPLPVITPKKCHLRLAKPRDESYCSAFKTYYMPPLDRKRGGC